One stretch of Brachyhypopomus gauderio isolate BG-103 chromosome 10, BGAUD_0.2, whole genome shotgun sequence DNA includes these proteins:
- the b4galnt1a gene encoding beta-1,4 N-acetylgalactosaminyltransferase 1a, translating to MRTQRKKGLVGCVVSLILLAVVVRQWTPGVSNVGDSEKSIESVKEKLRQSSLQYLNSYDSIPYHIKRSVTGSLPKNGCACEGDAGQLKVPFGDLLFPRVAAQELGSAAGDPHLEDLKKRRRQAYNSFRRRSQSAADILVVAEANSPLQYPTQGVEVRPKKSTLIPGLGLKHRSRRLYSVNLTASMGTFNVAAQVEGVVVRGEGTMHMNVSSSLLSALNWQLQFITYTNDIFHPNTADMIQFGTDGFQATFTIKIRHNVTPKLYDPGPRGEYNISALVTIATKTFLRYDKLQDLISSIRQFYPTVTIVIADDSEHPKPVTGPYIEHYIMPFGKGWFAGRNLAVSQVATKYVLWVDDDFIFTSNTRLEKMVDVLERTTLDLVGGAVREVTGYTATYRHTISSEEGGEEGNCLHMRRGFHHVIEGFPNCVVSDAVINFFMARTDKVRQVGFDPRLARVAHLEFFVDGLGTLHVGSCDDVIVNHASKIKGMLPWGQSDTDKAYSNFRYPEKSNIQNTLYYFKNHFKCITSN from the exons ATGCGCACTCAGAGGAAGAAAGGTTTAGTAGGGTGTGTAGTATCATTAATACTTTTAGCTGTCGTCGTTCGTCAATGGACTCCAGGTGTTTCCAATGTGGGTGACAGTGAAAAAAGCATCGAGTCCGTCAAGGAGAAACTCCGTCAGAGTAGTCTTCAGTACCTGAACAGTTATGACAGTATTCCTTATCACATCAAGCGGAGTGTAACAGG TTCCCTTCCCAAAAATGGGTGTGCGTGTGAAGGCGACGCAGGGCAGCTTAAAGTGCCTTTCGGTGACCTGCTGTTTCCTCGGGTGGCTGCCCAGGAGCTGGGCTCTGCTGCCGGAGACCCCCACCTGGAGGACCTAAAGAAGCGCAGAAGACAGGCGTACAACAGCTTCCGCAGAAG GTCTCAGTCAGCAGCAGACATTCTGGTTGTGGCAGAAGCCAACAGCCCTCTGCAGTACCCCACCCAGGGTGTTGAAGTCAGACCTAAAAAGTCTACCCTAATTCCAG GGTTGGGCTTAAAGCATCGGTCTAGGAGGCTTTATTCG GTGAATTTAACAGCCAGCATGGGAACCTTTAATGTTGCAGCCCAGGTGGAGGGTGTTGTGGTGCGCGGTGAAGGGACCATGCACATGAATGTCTCTAGCAGCCTGCTGTCTGCACTGAACTGGCAGTTACAATTCATCACCTACACCAATGACATCTTCCACCCCAACACTGCAGACATGA TCCAATTTGGAACCGATGGGTTCCAGGCAACCTTCACCATTAAAATCCGACATAACGTTACTCCTAAGCTCTATGATCCGGGACCCAGGGGAG AATACAACATAAGTGCCCTCGTCACCATCGCTACAAAAACGTTTCTACGTTATGATAAGCTTCAGGATTTGATTAGCAGCATTCGACAGTTTTACCCCACAGTCACCATAGTAATAGCTGATGACAGCGAGCACCCTAAACCTGTGACTGGGCCTTACATAGAACACTACATCATGCCCTTTGGAAAG GGATGGTTTGCTGGTCGAAATCTTGCCGTTTCTCAGGTGGCCACAAAGTACGTGCTATGGGTGGACGATGACTTCATCTTCACCTCCAACACAAGGCTGGAGAAGATGGTGGATGTTCTAGAGAGGACTACCTTAGACCTG gtgggcggggctgtgaGAGAGGTGACGGGCTACACTGCCACCTATCGACACACCATCTCCTCAGAAGAAGGCGGAGAAGAAGGAAACTGCTTGCATATGAGGAGGGGCTTCCATCATGTTATTGAGGGCTTTCCTAACTGTGTCGTCTCAGATGCGGTCATTAACTTCTTCATGGCTCGCACCGATAAGGTGCGGCAAGTGGGCTTTGACCCTCGTCTGGCAAGGGTCGCCCATCTAG AGTTTTTTGTTGACGGTCTTGGCACTCTCCATGTGGGCTCCTGTGACGATGTTATAGTCAATCATGCCTCGAAGATTAAAGGGATGTTGCCATGGGGACAGTCTGACACGGATAAAGCCTACTCCAACTTTCGCTACCCTGAGAAATCCAACATCCAAAATACTCTGTATTACTTCAAGAACCACTTCAAATGCATCACTTCAAATTAG